Proteins co-encoded in one Gossypium arboreum isolate Shixiya-1 chromosome 11, ASM2569848v2, whole genome shotgun sequence genomic window:
- the LOC108471813 gene encoding transcription factor bHLH149, giving the protein MAPSLLPPTAHSFSSFFLLRFCNYPEHFELSMASFIQNLHSSPQPSSQFTKLKKTTATPSPSFHPSQWATQHQQQIYASKLFRALRHSPPTSSSFDAKQVRETANRVLAVAAKGTMHWSRAILSAAGAKIRKKHKKAKVVVDRRLRRSSEINKGKKKSTVVERKLKVLRRLVPGCRKLSSYSNVLDEARDYIAALEMQVRSMTAVAEFLGGGGIVRAPPPAYRLGSNVDS; this is encoded by the coding sequence ATGGCACCTTCACTCCTCCCTCCAACTGCACACTCTTTCAGCTCATTCTTTCTACTTCGTTTCTGCAATTACCCCGAACATTTTGAACTATCTATGGCTTCTTTCATACAAAACCTCCATTCCAGCCCTCAACCCTCGTCACAGTTCACTAAACTGAAGAAAACAACGGCAACGCCGTCACCTTCCTTTCATCCAAGCCAATGGGCAACACAGCACCAGCAACAGATCTACGCCTCCAAGCTCTTCCGAGCTCTCCGTCATTCTCCTCCGACCTCCTCTTCCTTCGATGCCAAACAAGTCCGCGAAACGGCAAACAGAGTGCTGGCCGTCGCCGCTAAGGGAACAATGCATTGGAGCAGAGCCATTCTAAGTGCTGCCGGCGCCAAGATCAGGAAGAAACATAAGAAAGCAAAGGTCGTCGTCGATCGAAGGTTAAGGAGATCATCGGAGATTAACAAAGGGAAGAAGAAATCGACGGTCGTTGAAAGGAAGCTGAAGGTTTTGAGACGGCTTGTCCCCGGTTGCCGTAAGCTATCTTCTTACTCGAACGTTCTAGATGAAGCTAGAGATTACATAGCGGCTTTAGAGATGCAAGTTCGATCCATGACGGCTGTTGCCGAGTTTCTCGGTGGTGGCGGTATCGTTCGAGCGCCGCCGCCGGCTTATCGGCTCGGTTCCAACGTCGactcgtaa